The Priestia megaterium NBRC 15308 = ATCC 14581 region CATATCTTTGTTTCAATTTCACGAATGTATCCATCGTAATCACCGTCTAAAATGCCTTTTATGTTGTCGTAGGCTGCCGTACGTTTTTCGTCAAAATCATCCGATAACGTACCCGTCCATTTGTCTCCCAGCTCAGGCTTTTTGATGTGTTCAATTTCTTTTAATGAAACAGCTTGTTCATGCTCAATTTTACTTTTAGCTGTTCTTAGCTTAGAGATCTTTCCTTCTACATCTGAGACTCTTCCAGATACTTCTCCCAGCAGTCCGTCTAATACGCTTCCTAACCCCATATCGTTCCTCCTGTTCCGCACATTTCGAGTTTAATCCAATAATTATAAGTATAAAATTTGTCTCATTATAGCTAAATAGGAAAAAACTCTCTTTTTTATGCTTCTAGTTTCATGAATTGAGATAAAAATGAAAAATAAGAGAAAAAAGACTCATGTCTAAATACGTTATCCAACCATATACTGTTATCTAAAACAAAGAATAAGTAGAATAAAACCATTCCTTTGTACCCATACCCGTTTTTTTCCACAAATTAAAGCTTTTTGCGTAAAAAGACCAACTTCACTTCGTTTTTTTACACAGCAAAAAACCTCTGCACATTCTGCAGAGGTTTTGTTTTATACTTGAACCGGCGTTGGTTCTTCAGCTGTTTGTTCGTGCTGCACAAGTCCGTAGTTTTCCCATGCCCGGCTTTTCCAGCGGAAAAACATAATAACTGCGCGCGTCCATTCATCGGCTGCGATGGCAAGCCAAATGCCAGCGAGCCCCATGTCTAAATGGAAAACGAAGAAATAACCAAGCGGCAAGCTCATCATGACCATCGACATCGCACCAATTAACACCGGATATTTGGCATCTCCCGCTGCCCGCAGCGAGTTAATCAGCACAATGTTCATCGTTCTTCCCGTTTCAAGCACAATGCTCAGAAGCAGCACCGTCGCCCCAAGCTCAATGATATGCGGATTGTCTGTAAACACGCTGATCAGCTGTGTTCTGAATGTCATCACAAGAACAACCATCATCATCGTTACGGCACTGGCCCATTTGACGCTTTTCCATACGC contains the following coding sequences:
- a CDS encoding YwqH-like family protein → MGLGSVLDGLLGEVSGRVSDVEGKISKLRTAKSKIEHEQAVSLKEIEHIKKPELGDKWTGTLSDDFDEKRTAAYDNIKGILDGDYDGYIREIETKIWALEAEKGALSGLNAAIGEADSLLAKGEEAYDAVENKISEIRRGLFS